In one Nicotiana sylvestris chromosome 8, ASM39365v2, whole genome shotgun sequence genomic region, the following are encoded:
- the LOC138875295 gene encoding uncharacterized protein produces MANPQDDPGTPPPLTPSNSSTPPPPSTSPKPRLRRVKMLAWKTVAFGALKKKLNEKLKASEVQDSDSNSDSESYKSASEGEGPGSSDSKRTQESPYKSGGSGSGEVAEGLIHLSTQGDEPGSSIEETLADLLKKVGASYDLKKRRTPTPKSPSTPKPSKKRKASSPTTTEMSLPKGRAMRSKMKHSESDFQKALAESKNKKMAKEKGKVAKSSKAMEVEEMEQVHQEEVQKVEVQTPKPKNSKTSSKKSSSMSEAVEPSLAKRTRSAVKSKQVRISEDEEWSREEEEDESDGEQDKLAMFGKRKILKGRLLKHLVELGMMRPVDALATQGWKDMVL; encoded by the exons ATGGCAAACCCACAAGACGATCCTGGAACTCCTCCACCACTCACTCCCTCTAATTCATCTACCCCTCCTCCACCTAGTACATCTCCCAAACCCAGGCTGAGAAGGGTGAAAATGCTTGCTTGGAAAACAGTAGCGTTTGGGGCTctcaaaaagaaattaaatgagaaATTAAAGGCAAGCGAGGTCCAAGACTCTGACTCCAACTCTGATTCTGAGTCATACAAATCCGCTAGTGAGGGGGAAGGacctgggtcttctgactctaAAAGGACTCAAGAATCCCCTTACAAG TCAGGAGGAAGTGGTTCTGGTGAAGTTGCTGAAGGGTTAATTCATCTAAGCACACaaggagatgaacctggttcatccattgaagagaccctagcagacttgttgaaaaaggttggggcaagttATGATCTAAAGAAACGAAGAACTCCCACACCAAAATCCCCTAGTACTCCTAAaccctccaagaaaagaaaggcttcatcCCCAACAACTACTGAAATGTCATTGCCAAAGGGAAGAGCTATGAGAAGCAAGATGAAGCATAGTGAGAGTGATTTCCAAAAGGCTCTAGCTGAGAGTAAGAATAAAAAGATGGCTAAAGAAAAAGGGAAGGTTGCAAAGTCCTCAAAGGCTATGGAagttgaggagatggaacaggtccatcaggaggaagttcaaaaagtggaggttcagacccccaagcccaaaaactccaagacttcttccaagaagtcttcctctatGTCTGAGGCTGTTGAACCTTCATTAGCCAAGCGGACAAGGTCTGCAGTGAAAAGTAAACAAGTGAGAATTtctgaagatgaggaatggagtagagaagaagaagaagatgagtctgatggtgaacaagacaagcttgccatgtttggcaaaagaaagattttgaagggTAGACTGCTGAAACACCTGGTAGAACTAGGAATGATGAGACCGGTGGATGCCTTAGCTACTCAggggtggaaggacatggtcctttag